In Felis catus isolate Fca126 chromosome A2, F.catus_Fca126_mat1.0, whole genome shotgun sequence, the following proteins share a genomic window:
- the HTR5A gene encoding 5-hydroxytryptamine receptor 5A encodes MDSPVNLTYFSLSTPAPLETNRSGLGAEDSRPSPLLSVFGVLILTFLGFLVAATFSWNLLVLATILRVRTFHRVPHNLVASMAISDVLVAALVMPLSLVHELSGRRWQLGRRLCQLWIACDVLCCTASIWNVTAIALDRYWSITRHLQYTLRTRKRVSNVMIVLTWALSAVISLAPLLFGWGETYSEDNEECQVSREPSYTVFSTVGAFYLPLCVVLFVYWKIYKAARFRVGSRTNSVSPISEAVEAKTSAQQPQMVFTVRHTTVTFQTEGDTWREQKEQKAALMVGILIGVFALCWIPFFTTELISPLCSCDIPTIWKSIFLWLGYSNSFFNPLIYTAFNKNYNSAFKNFFSKQH; translated from the exons ATGGATTCGCCTGTGAACCTAACCTActtttccctctccacccccgccccttTGGAGACCAACCGCAGCGGCCTTGGCGCGGAAGACTCgcgccccagccccctcctctccgTCTTCGGTGTGCTTATCCTGACCTTTCTGGGCTTTCTGGTGGCCGCCACGTTCTCCTGGAACCTGCTGGTGCTGGCGACCATTCTCCGTGTGCGCACCTTCCACCGGGTTCCGCACAACTTAGTGGCGTCCATGGCCATCTCGGATGTGCTGGTGGCCGCTCTGGTCATGCCCCTGAGCCTGGTGCATGAGCTGTCTGGGCGCCGCTGGCAGCTGGGCCGGCGACTGTGCCAGCTGTGGATCGCGTGCGACGTGCTCTGCTGCACGGCCAGCATCTGGAACGTGACGGCCATCGCGCTGGACCGCTACTGGTCCATCACCCGCCACCTGCAATACACACTGCGCACCCGCAAGCGCGTCTCCAACGTTATGATAGTGCTCACCTGGGCGCTCTCCGCCGTGATCTCCCTGGCCCCGCTGCTCTTTGGCTGGGGGGAGACCTACTCCGAGGACAACGAGGAGTGCCAGGTGAGCCGCGAGCCGTCCTACACCGTGTTCTCCACCGTGGGCGCCTTCTACCTGCCCCTCTGCGTCGTGCTCTTCGTGTACTGGAAGATCTACAAGGCGGCCAGGTTCCGCGTGGGCTCCAGGACCAACAGTGTCTCACCCATATCGGAGGCTGTGGAG GCGAAGACCTCTGCTCAGCAGCCTCAGATGGTGTTCACAGTCCGCCACACCACCGTCACCTTCCAGACAGAAGGGGACACGTGGAGGGAGCAGAAAGAGCAGAAGGCCGCCCTGATGGTGGGCATCCTCATTGGGGTGTTTGCGCTCTGCTGGATCCCTTTCTTCACCACGGAGCTCATCAGCCCCCTGTGTTCCTGCGACATCCCCACCATCTGGAAGAGCATCTTCCTTTGGCTTGGCTACTCCAACTCCTTCTTTAACCCCCTGATCTATACAGCTTTCAACAAAAACTACAACAGCGCCTTCAAGAACTTCTTTTCTAAGCAACACTGA